Within the Platichthys flesus chromosome 8, fPlaFle2.1, whole genome shotgun sequence genome, the region GGCCTGTGAGAGAGCACTTTGAAGACATTTGGCAAAAAGCCTCCctgtgaacacaacaacaacaacaggaattAAAACAAGTGCAGCAAAGTTGAATCTCTCACTTATTCATGTGTTGATTTACTTTTTACCTTGGACTCAACTTCCTCCATGAGCTCCACTATATCATAAGGCAGGTCTTTCTTGTTGGGGACTGGGTAGCGGCTGATCTTCTCCGGAGGAGGGTCACTGGACAGAAGTCTGGTTCCCGTAACTGCAGCCACATTCCCCCGGGACCGGAgcgccgctgtctggccgtggGACCGAGGGAACATGGGGGTCATACGGGGACATGGCCAAAGGCAGCGAGGAGAATTGAGAGAATCTACGAGTACTTACAAGCACTGTGAACAGGGGGGGACGAAACAACTTGGAGATGAGGTTACTCGCCATGACAGTGCCTGGAACTTGCACAGTTACCGAGTCCTGGGAGGGTCAGATCACGGCAAGAGTTACTTGCTTCCTGTAATGTCGCCGGACTGTATTTTAGGTAAGCGGCTGGAGGGCGTGTCCATACAAAAAGACGAGAGATTATTGATAAATCAGTCACGATCATGATATAATCAGATCCCGTACTAAAATTCACCCCATCACATATTTACAGACACCACAATTACCTGTAAGGGAAGTTTGCACAAACTGATGATCAGAGGCTGATTAATCGATCAAACCTGGGAAACTAGTCCTGTGGTTTATGGATAAAACATCTCTGTTGACATCGGCGCACAGTCTGACTGGCCTATCACAGGGCAGCACTGAGTCAAGCCCGCTGTCTGTCGACGCCCTCCTGCACTACCCCTCCACACCGCCAGAAGTCGGACTTTATGTATGGAGCGGACTGTCGCCATGCTTTGCGTCTATTGTCTGTTGTTTGGAGTCGAAATAAATCATTactcaatatttaaaaatacgTATTTAGTTCTATATTATCATATCCATTtacttatttgtgtatttgtatgagatATTTATTCCAGAGACCGAACTTTTCTTGAAATGCAACAACAGTCTCATTTGATCTATGGTTCACCCGCTGACCCGGAAGAGACTGTGTAGCTGTGTAGCGAATGAGCGTCCGGTTTCCATTCAAAGACTGAGATGCAGTGGTTCTAAGTTTTCAAAACAACAATACTAACCAAGGTTTAATTGGACCACATACCCGATATGTTTTACCACGTAAGTACGAATATTGTTATCACTGTACGAGCTGGCTAATGGCAGAGAACGGACGTTCATTTTAGAAAGGTGTGATTACCGTAATCGCGGCTTGGTTAGCATTGCTAGTGTAGCTAAACAAAACTTAtccaatattgtttttgtttcgaTCACATGCTGATACATCCACGTGTCCCCCTTTTATCGCATAAACAGCAAATACGTGCCCACGTTCATATGCTCTTGAACTGTTATTGCATCATTAATAACGGAAATTTTGTACTTTTTCTGCTCACAGATTTCGTTGGAGCATGAAATCTTGCTACACCCGAGGTACTTTGGTCCGAACCTCCTCAACACCGTGAAGCAGAAGCTATTCACAGAGGTGGAGGGAACCTGTACTGGCAAGTGAGTGGCTGCAACACTCAGCTATTTGCAggagatttaaatttaaagtatTGATCAATTGTTATGATAATATATGGATCAGATGTTAGTGAAGTTCCGCAAACAGAAATCACACGCATCTTTACACAAGTTCACTCTATTATATAACTATATTAGTGTTGCATTCATATTCCAGCATGGATACGACCCCTCTTGTGAATTTCTCTCTTTCAGGTATGGCTTTGTGATCGCAGTCACCACCATTGACAACATTGGGGCAGGTGTAATCCAGCCAGGCAGAGGGTTCGTCCTGTACCCAGTCAAGTACAAGGCCATCGTGTTCCGCCCATTTAAGGGGGAAGTGGTGGACGCTGTGGTCACTCAAGTCAACAAGGTGAGCAGCAGTGCCGTGCATCTTCCTAAAACCTGTGATCACACGTGCCCACTGTGATTCCAGTTAGATATAAAATTGTATGTTGTCATTTAGAGCAAGATAATTATTGTTGCATATGTGTAAGTGGAATAGAAGTCTTTATTATTGAATCACACAGATTTGAACTTTGTTATATAATTCACTGTTTCTTACAGGTTGGATTGTTCACAGAAATCGGTCCCATGTCTTGCTTCATCTCTCGCCATGTGAGTCCCTGTAACATCTATAGTTGCTGCCTGAATTGCTTGCCTTTGgtacatgtttatatttatatcatatatctTTTCTTCTCTTGGCCTTTTTCAGTCCATCCCTTCAGAAATGGAGTTTGACCCCAATTCCAACCCTCCTTGTTATAAAACAGTTGATGAGGTAAGAATATTTAgtgttatttgtattataaCCTATAACATAATTATTAAGCAAAAAAATTGTTTCTCGGTTGAAAATAGTTCACTGTTTTGGGATTTAAtagctttttaaaatcaaacatttaatatgAAGATCCAGATCATTATTATCACACTTGTGTTAAAGAagacatgtgtttttaatgatctcctctgttcttttcaAGGACATTGTTATCCAGCAAGATGATGAGATCCGGCTCAAGATTGTTGGAACAAGAGTGGATAAGAATGACATTGTAAGTGTATTCTTTCTTCAACAATGGACCAATTTTTCCGCATCAATACAGGAAAAGATGTGTGACTTCATCTTCAGATGTTACAATGTAATTCATAGAAATAATAAAGTGTATGATAATTTACTGGATTTTGCAAAcaagtttttctttgtttttcagtttgctATTGGATCCCTCATGGATGACTATCTGGGTGAGTTTTATACCTCAGAACACTGTCATACAGGTGGTAGATGTGCTCATTAGACGGTCATTAATTGATTTATGTCTAGTAAATTATATGAAATTATTCTACACAATCAGGCAATTGTGATTCATTGtttgataaaatatatatattttatgtgtaTACCCAGGATATCTCTTTGTTGTTCAAACTGAGTAACAACTACATTGTTGCTAACTGGTTTTACAACCACACTTATTGCTCTgcgattttttttataatgaagttctcatcctctcttttttccaGGTCTTGTGAGCTGATTCACACCAGAGGATGCATGAGGAACATTTTATGTAGTAGTGTCTTTCTTTGTAATAATGGATATTTTTCTACAGTGTTGATATGGTTTGGTGACAGGCAGTGAAGCCCACAgctacttttgttttattatcatgCTGCACAGAccgtatttacattttttgtattggAAGGGATgcattctgtttttctttcatatgGAATTCCTAATTTCCATctcaactgtttgtttttctgtatgtggGCAGTAATAAAGTATTGTATTGgttcttatatatatttgtttaatctATTTCTGTTTCAAATACCTACATTCATGTCTAGTTTGAAATCTATTGCATTATGCTGAAACGTGGCAGAGCTTCACCCTGACGTACAAATCCAGAGCCGAAATGTGAACGCGGAAGTGTCATGGGCGCGCACGTCTGTTGGGCGTAAATACGTCAGAGGAGCGCGCCATCggtctttctttctctcgtcCTGAAGATGGCGGCAGGGGTGAGTAAAATGGAGAGATGGCCACAGATACCACTGCGTGCGAACTTTCAGACTCAATCCGCTCTGCATCAGTCGCATCCGAGCTCTTTTTGGACTTCTCTCGGTATGATTCGTGTCCTGAGCGTGAGATGGAGCAGATACCGTGTTTATTTATGGAGATGTTCATTCAGTTAGCTTGTGCTACACTGACGTAGCATTGAAAATGAATGACGCCCATCTCCTGGCGTAGGCTAGTGCCACGTTACCCTTAGCTATTTTCATTATGTGAAAATTACCTGCTACATTCTTAAATATCTCACTTTAATCCTAGTTTTGTTATCGCCCGGtttgagttgtgttttctgtagcTTTAGGGTTTGAAGGAAACTCTTTGATTTGCTATGAGAGGGCATAATGCTACTTAGCCTTTGAAGCTAGCAAATAGCCACGTGAATACCTTGGGTTTTTGTTTGGGGCTCGTGTCCAAAACTATATTTGATCGTGGTACTTCGCTTTTGTAAGTTATATTTAGGAGTCTTTGAAGGTGTCACCATGTTCCCTTTCATTTCAAGTGTGTAAGATGCGGCTAACCATCAGGTTTTAAATGGCTTCATTCATTTGCGTCATTAAAACAAACTCCCATCATGCCCTGTAACTGGAGTGATGTACCAGTTTTAGCTCTAGAAGTTTCAACGTTATTTAACTGTAGTTTATGATATGATTTGAAAACCTTAAGACAACTCAACATGTAGCTGTCCTCAATACCAAACTGTGacaaattatttcaaattaaatcaatgttttactttaaaaattTTTTATTGTCTCCTCATTTCAGACTCTGTACTCGTACCCAGAGAACTGGCGGGCGTTCAAGGCCCAGATTGCAGCCCAGTACAGTGGCGCTCGCCTCAAAGTCGCCAGCAGCTCCCCTGCCTTCACCTTCGGGCAGACGAACCGCACTCCTGCCTTCCTCAGCAACTTCCCCCTGGGCAAGGTGGGTGCTACCGGTTTAGTTGGTTTAATGGTATTGTCTCAGTTAAGCTGTTTAAATTCAAAGGCCTTGAATAAGGCCTGATAAACTAAATaagtcattgttttgtttacaggtACCAGCCTACCAGGGAGATGACGGCTTCTGTCTGTTTGAGAGCAATGCCATTGCTCATTATCGTAAGTCTAAATTAGATCAATAATCGAATGCTTAGTTTTACTGAATCTGGGTTAGGATGTTCATCCCGAACAGTGATTCTCAACCTGGTGGGTTGCAAGATAATATTTGGAGACATCGAGATGGTTGtaatgataaagataaaaagtcaACATTAAGATCAATGTTTCTCCAACTGATAGGAAATGGTTTAGAAGCGGCGTTGTGAGGGTTTAAGTCTGTCTGATTGGTGCTTTGgcaatttgagaaaaaaaactcagatcCACTGGGGAAAGCTGTGTgtacccgcccccccccccccccccccccccccccccgtctttggGCAAGGCAGTGTCCAGATATGGCACCAAGTCTTAATCTGACAGGGGAAGAGAAACAGAACCAAGTTCATCCCAGTCAGCTCTGTTTAGTGAGTTAAAGGCTGGTTCATGCTATGGGCACATTGAACAAAAATTTAACCCAAAATGTAACTGTATTTTTTGGGATTGACAATTGACTAAGACTTTCGCAAATGGCTCCACCTCTGACTCTAAACTGCCAGTGAGGGTATTCTGGCCTTGCAACAGCTGCTTGGTGGCTTAGGgggaaggaaaaaataaatctgagtgCATCATGTTACCACATGATTTAATTGGACCATTTCTTTGAGGACTTAAAATGTTTGTCACCGGTTTAGAGAATCATTTTTGCATGTGTCTGTCCAGGAAGTGAAATTATTTCAGattctttaaatatatttgtttttgctgtggTTTTTATATTCATCGTTAAGGTGGGCCAACAGTAGCATATGGGTACCTGTACTCCTAAAAGGAATGCAACCATTATCAAGTCGTTGGATGACTAACTATTTTATTTCCCTGTTATTTTGCAACACgcattttattgatttcttaAATGTCAAATTTTTCAATTGCAGTGAGCAATGAGGCCCTGCGCGGTGCCACTCCCCAGGCCGCAGCCCAGGTGCTGCAGTGGGTGAGCTTCACTGACTCTGAGATCATCCCACCAGCCAGCGCATGGGTCTTCCCCACCCTGGGAATCATGCAGTTCAACAAACAGGTATGTTACTCACCATTTCGTAAACAAACAGTAGACTTAAATGATTATTTGGTGGAAAGTGGGTGCAAGTTGGCAAGAGTGTACTGCCCTGCTATTGTGACTTGGCACTTAATTATATAGCAGGTTTCAAATGTAATCCTGCATCCTCATGTTTTTATCTGGCTCTCTGCAGGCCACAGAGCAGGCCAAGGAGGACATGAAGAAAGTACTCACAGTGCTGAACCAACACCTGAGCACCCGTACCTTCCTTGTGGGAGAGAGGATCAGCCTAGCTGACATCACTGCGGCCTGCTCAATGCTCTGGCTCTACAAACAGGTTTGAAGTGCACACAACACTTAACACTGACAGGTCATATGTGTAGTGATTTGCGTCTAGATGCTCTTTCAAGTGATTTTAACCTCTTCTTTCTAACCTCTAGGTCCTTGAGCCTTCTTTCCGTCAGCCGTACCCCAATGTGACCCGTTGGTTTGTCACCTGCGTCAACCAGCCCCAGTTCAAGGCTGTCCTCGGAGAGGTCAAGCTGTGTGACAAGATGGCCCAGTTTGATGGTAATTCAACAATGACATCAGAGTTTACACTACATCAGCACATAACTACTCCTTTTGAACGTTGACATTAGTCGATTTCTGTTCAGCTGAAATTTTAGTTTTGTAGCcttatagtttttttattttttaaatctaaacagCCATTGTGCAAATCTTGTCAAATTGTCAAGAAGTCCTTGCCCGATAGTAGCACCAGTGAAGGCTAATCCAAAAGCATTACAATCAGAGCTGCTACTAAAAATGTGGACCTCGTCAACgtcaccactttttttttatgatggaTTCTGAGTAGGGCATAGAGTTCTTGGACATTCGCTTTGGGTCGGTTGGGTTTTAAGCCTAAATCTGCAACCCGCATCTGTTTAGTGTCGTTTTGACCCATATTTAAGGGAAGTGGATTTCTGAAGTGTTCTGAGAACACAAACCAATTCTGCTTAAGAATTGTTTTAAAGCGACCACTgcttctttaacattgtttcTACTCAagatattcagtcccttaagtgCTTTTGAGAGTTAGGAAAAAATAGGAGTGTAATTGGCTGatatgtaaaaggaaaaaaaaaaatcgcacTATTGTCTGTTATTAAAGCTTACATGCTTGCACTAATTAGTCGTCCCATTGGTAAACACATCGTGTCCCCTGTCTGGGCAAGGCAGTGTCCATTAATGGCACAAAGTCTTAATCTGATGGGGGAAGAGAAACTTAAAAACCAAGTTCATCCCAGTCAACTCCGTCTGTGAGTTAAAGGCTGATTCATGCTTTGGTTACACTAGGAACCACTGACCGTGGTACTGAAATGG harbors:
- the polr2g gene encoding DNA-directed RNA polymerase II subunit RPB7, coding for MFYHISLEHEILLHPRYFGPNLLNTVKQKLFTEVEGTCTGKYGFVIAVTTIDNIGAGVIQPGRGFVLYPVKYKAIVFRPFKGEVVDAVVTQVNKVGLFTEIGPMSCFISRHSIPSEMEFDPNSNPPCYKTVDEDIVIQQDDEIRLKIVGTRVDKNDIFAIGSLMDDYLGLVS